GCGGCGGTATTATTACGCTGGAAGACTTAGAGAGGTACCGTGCAAAATGGAGAACTCCTGTGAATTTCACCTATGATGACTTAAATATCATTTCCATGTCGCCCCCTTCGAGCGGCGGAGTTTGTCTGGCGCAAATTATGAATGGAATTGAACCTTATGATTTGCATTCATATGGGCATAACACCACCAAAGCAATTCAACTCATTGTAGAAGCAGAAAGAAGAGCCTATGCAGACAGAAGTTTTTATTTGGGAGATCCTGATTTTGTTACGATTCCTTTGGACATTCTGCTGAGTAAGGATTACACTAAAAACAGAATGACCGATTTTTCTTTTGATAAAGCCACGTTATCTCATGAGGTGTCTCACGGAACTATAGAAATAGTAGAGAGTAGTGAAACTACGCATTATTCTATCGTAGACCCGTATGGGAATGCAGTTTCGGTAACTACTACACTAAACGGTGCTTTTGGTTCTAAACTCTATTGTACGGAATTAGGTTTTTTCTTAAATAATGAAATGGATGATTTTAGCAGCAAGCCGGGAGTTCCGAATATGTTTGGCTTGATCGGTGCCAAAGCAAATGAAATAGTACCTGAGAAGAGAATGTTAAGCTCTATGACTCCTACTATTGTAGAAAAAAACGGAAAACTATTTATGGTGCTAGGTACTCCGGGAGGTTCTACCATTATCACTTCGGTACTGCAGACCATTTTAAATGTTCATGAATATGGTATGGGTATGCAGGAAGCTGTAAATCAGCCCAGGTTTCACCATCAATGGCTACCGGATGTCGTAGTTATTGAACCTAATAAATTTGACACTATTGTAAAACAAAATCTGAAAAAATTAGGATATGCAATAGATGAGCGCAATTCCAGAATTATAGGAAAAGTAGATGCCATTTTGGTATTAAAAAACGGGAAACTGGAAGGTGGGGCAGACCCTAGAGGAGATGATACGGCTGTTGGTTTTTAAATTGAAATAGTGAAATTAACGAGCTGTAAACATCCGGGTAATTGCCTTTATTTCTTGAATAAACAATAAAATAATAAACAATTATTACATCAGAACTCACACCTGAAGAATTTGATACGTATTATTCGAAATATATCGATAAACTTGGAAAAAATATTCGTCTTCGAGATAGATTTGACAGTGGTAAACAAAAAGTAATTGATTTTTTTAAATCGATACCGGAAGAAAAATTAACATACCGCTATCAGTCGGAAAAATGGAGTATAAAAGAAATACTACAACACCTTATAGATACCGAAAGGATATTTATGTATCGATGTTTTAGGATTGCCAGAAAAGATATGACCTCACTGGCGGGATTCGATCAAAATTCATACATAGAACCTTCCGGAGCAGATGATAAAACCATCGATGAATTGCTAAACGAGTTTATTGCCAATAGGAATAACTCCATTGCCCTGTTACAAGAGTTGTCTGATGAAAATTTAGCTTTTATTGGAAATGCTAACGGAGCAAAAATATCTGCCAGAGCAGCTGCATTTACTATTATTGGTCATGATATATGGCATATGGAAATTATAAAAGAACGTTATTTATAAAATGTTAGAAATTAGGCCCAACTGCGAACATTGTGGCAAAGGTTTACCCAATACTTCTACAGAAGCTATGATTTGCAGTTTCGAATGTACTTATTGTAAAGATTGTGCGATTGGTATTTTTGAAAATGTATGTCCAAGTTGTACGGGTAATTTTGTAGAGAGACCCATTCGACCGGGTAAAATGCTCGAAAAATATCCGGCATCAAAAAAGAGGATTTTAAATCGTAAAAATGTAGAAAAAGTGAAACTAATTACCGAACAATTTAAGCGCATTCTGCCTGAAAAAAGATGAAT
This window of the Flavobacteriaceae bacterium genome carries:
- the ggt gene encoding gamma-glutamyltransferase, translated to MKIIILLFSVSFILFDCTPKSPQKITGTTAEKAMVVSARKEASEIGVQILQKGGNAFDAMMATGFALAVAYPVAGNIGGGGFMVYRMADGSTGALDYREKAPLAAMRDMYLDSEGNVIKGKSTVGSTAVGVPGAVAGLFEAQRKYGKLSVEEILTPVIALAKNGVIVTKKQEKRIGKYQSVFREVNPDFNVFKEGISENDTIKYPALATTLERIAKNGRDEFYKGETAQKFIQFMQKSGGIITLEDLERYRAKWRTPVNFTYDDLNIISMSPPSSGGVCLAQIMNGIEPYDLHSYGHNTTKAIQLIVEAERRAYADRSFYLGDPDFVTIPLDILLSKDYTKNRMTDFSFDKATLSHEVSHGTIEIVESSETTHYSIVDPYGNAVSVTTTLNGAFGSKLYCTELGFFLNNEMDDFSSKPGVPNMFGLIGAKANEIVPEKRMLSSMTPTIVEKNGKLFMVLGTPGGSTIITSVLQTILNVHEYGMGMQEAVNQPRFHHQWLPDVVVIEPNKFDTIVKQNLKKLGYAIDERNSRIIGKVDAILVLKNGKLEGGADPRGDDTAVGF
- a CDS encoding DUF1272 domain-containing protein; protein product: MLEIRPNCEHCGKGLPNTSTEAMICSFECTYCKDCAIGIFENVCPSCTGNFVERPIRPGKMLEKYPASKKRILNRKNVEKVKLITEQFKRILPEKR
- a CDS encoding DUF664 domain-containing protein: MITSELTPEEFDTYYSKYIDKLGKNIRLRDRFDSGKQKVIDFFKSIPEEKLTYRYQSEKWSIKEILQHLIDTERIFMYRCFRIARKDMTSLAGFDQNSYIEPSGADDKTIDELLNEFIANRNNSIALLQELSDENLAFIGNANGAKISARAAAFTIIGHDIWHMEIIKERYL